Below is a genomic region from Triticum dicoccoides isolate Atlit2015 ecotype Zavitan chromosome 5A, WEW_v2.0, whole genome shotgun sequence.
GCGGGCAACTACAACATCGTTAGCGAGGGCTCGCCAGGGCCTCGCCGGAGGGGAAGAAGAAACTTGACTTGTTCAAATGCGAGTTAGGCGCGAAAGAAAACAATGCGGTTTAGGAGGAGGAAGAACACCAGCGGGCGCTGGATTGAAATCGGACGGTTGGGGTAGAGAGCAGATTTGACTGAAACGAAAATATAAACAACTCAGTAAGAGAACGACCGAGGAGCAGCCCGGCGGCGAGGCAGCGAAGCGCCCGAACCGATTCGAGTGACACTCCTCTTTTttacctccctccctccctcccaaagTCCAAACCCTAGCCGGCTAGACCTCGCGATCCAATCCACATCTAACCCACCCGTAGAGATTTCGGCGGCCGATGTCTCCGCTGTCGCCGCCGCGGTCTCCACGCCCCCTCTCCTACTAGCAGTCAGCCAGCAACCTCCCTCACAGCCTAAAAATCCACGCCGTAACGACGACTCGAGGGTCGGACGGCAGGCGGCCATGAGCAGCGCGTTCAGCGAGGAGATACTCGCCGACAAGCTCGCCAAGCTCAACAACACGCAGCAGTGCATCGAAAGTATCCTTGATTTGATTTTGTCGCCCAAATCGCTCGAGAGATCTGTTTGGTGATTCTGAAGTTTAGTGTCGAGTTGCAAATTTTCTGCGCTGAATATTCAACTTTCTGTAGAAAGAACGCCCTTTTTTCTTGATTTGTCCTCCTTAGTTCTTGCGCCCATGCTATGTCTGTGTATATCCACTAACTTATTCGAAAGGATATATCCTTGAATGGGAATAAGCACGAAGGGGGCGAGAAGGCATTTTGTGGCTTCTAAAAATTGCAAATTCTTGTGTCCGTTTTCTGCCCTTTTTTTGTTCTTACTTCACGGGAGCTCTCTGAATGTTACTGCTTATGGTAAAGCACTAGAGCCTACTTAAAAACGGTACTCTTTGACCTAATATCTTGATATGTTCAGGAATCAGGAGCATAAATCGGTAGTTTTGTCTGTCTTAATATTTCTTACCATGATCTTGTTGTtgccttgacttttcccctgtatTAGCGCTGTCGCATTGGTGCATTTACCATCGGAAGGATGCAGAGCTAATTGTCCAAACATGGGCCAAGCAGTTCCATAATTCTGGAAATGAACAAAAGGTCCCTTTCCTTTATCTGGCTAATGACATCCTACAGAACAGTAAGCGCAATGGCACCGAGTTTGTAGAAGAATTCTGGAAGGTCCTCCCAACAACACTTAAAGATGTAGCTGAAAAGGGTGACGACCGTGGGAAGAAGACGGTCTCTAGGCTGGTGAGTATATATCTGTACTTATAGTTGGTTAACTCTGGTTGCTATATGTTGTTAGAAGATAATCATAATGTGTTACTTTAAAACTGCACCATTGTGTTCTAGGTTGATATATGGCAAGAAAGGAGAGTTTTTGGTTCACGTGCTGGGGGCATCAAGGATGTGATGCTTGGAACTGCCCCCCTTCCTGTATTAGATATGACCAAAAAGCGCTCTCACAGTTCATCCATCAAGATTGTTAAAAGAGATTCACGTTCTGTAAAACTGGTAAGATTTTCTCCCTGTTTGCTACATTCTATATTTCACCGGTGGATTTTGGGTAGAAACTATTCAAGTTTTGTTGTTGTCTTTTCAGAGACTAGGCGTTGGAGGAACTGCAGAGAGAATTGTATCTGCGTTGCATACTGTTCTCAGTGAACAAGCAGATGAAGATGCTGACCTCGAAAACTGCAAGACATCTATGCGTCATGTTGGAAAGATGGAGAAGGATGTTGACAGTGCCTGTAACAAAGGTACTGTTTGTTAACAGGAGTTCTCCATCTTGGCCGTCTTAGCATGTTTTGTGATGttattctctctttctctctgtagCTGAGGATCCTCGTCGTGAGACTCTTTGCACAAAATTGAAGGATGAGGAGGCTACCATGAAAAAATGCATCGAAAAGCTCAAAGCAGTTGAAGAAAATAGAGCAGCTGTTGTGTCTGAATTGAAAGAGGCATTGCAGGAACAGGTCAGAATTACTGTTTTATCAGTAATATAGCAATGTATTTTAAGCTTTTTCATGTACATAGGTTGATACTTTGTCCATGGCTTCCAACTTCATCTTGGATCTGTGTAATCTTATTTTTAAGTTATTCAGGAATCGGAGCTGGAGAAGGTCCGCACTCAGTTGCAGGTAATGTTTCCCAAACCTTTGAAGGTTGATACTTGTAGCTTATCTGTAACATCTATGAATAATACCATTTTGATGTTTCTGTTGACAGTTGGCTGAAGCAATGGTAGAAGAAACGGCCAACATGCAACGGAGGCTCAACAATGAGCCAATCATTCCATCTTCCAAGCTAGCATCATCAGTAGAGCCAGGAAATTCACTCTCTAATGGGCAAGTAAAGGGCCAGCAGAAGACAGCTGCTGCTATCCTCGCGGACAAGATTGCATCATCATCAAACTCTCAGCAAATACTCCAATCTGCACTTTCCAAGTTTGCTGCTGAAAATTCATCTGAGATACGCTCAGATAAAAGGATGAAAGTCGAACAATCCTCACAGGTCCCAAGCGTTGCGAATGCTGCTGCCTTCGTACCAATGCCGTCAATGGTCACCACAGCAGCACAGCAGCCCCAGACAATCTTGGTACAGCAAACTCCTGTGCAAGGCCAAGCTTCTGCGCCACAGCCCCAATACAATATCTACCAGGCCCCTCCACAGCACTTTGTCCAGCAGCCTGGAGGTTTAATTATGGGCATGCCATACAGCATGAACACCATGAATCCACCCCCACCTCCACCACCGCCGCAGATGATGAACCTAGCAAGGGCGCAGACACAGCCTCAACCACCTACACAGCAGATGCTTCAGCAGCAAATGCAGATGAATGTTGCGCCCCCGATGCAGTTTACGCTTCAGCAGCCTGGTGCACCACCTTTCAGGCCTTTGCAGCCACCTCCAGGGATGCAATTTTTCCATCACCAATCTCAGTGACATTTTTGGTAGACTGTCCAGCTCCGTTAAACTGTGATAGTGTCCAGTTTAGTATACTGGTAGAGAGAAACTGACTGCTGTAGAAGATATACCATATGGTTGTTCATTCGTGAAGTTGTTGTACATGTAACTTGAGGGAGCAAAGTGCTGTGATATATGAGCCGGTTTCTTGGCTCAATTTTTTGAAGGTCGTAGGTTGATATTGGGGGTCGGAGCTAATAATTATGTGTAGTGCATCGATGAAAGAGATTGCACTGAGGGTTCCTTGTTGATACAGAGTTAATTGATTGGTGGACTTTTTTGTTTTGAAGAACATGCAGCAAGTTTCCATTTGTGTACTGATAAGAGAATTATTTTCTACTAATGAAATTTTGAAGCTGTTGAAAAAGGACTAGTCAGCTTTATGTGCAACTTGAAATACTTCCACTCCCAAAATTTAGCTCATTCTCATACTTCCTGTTCTTCAATGtagtttgaacatattttttagttGTAAATGAGTAAAACTACACCAGACATCACTAAACTTGCAAGGGAGTGCAGTGAGATCCATGAACCTAAGAACTACATATTTACATCCATTAATTTGTATACATAGGTCAAGAAAGGTTGAACCTACTCTTACTAATTGGGATGGCATGCCACTTGGCTCAATCTAAATCAAATTTGACCATATGGTCGCCTTTCTAAATTGGTGGAGCAAATTTTTTTTTCTTGGAGTCACTGAACAAATTTACAAGTTTCTAACCGATCACTATCAATATGATTACCAGGTTGCGTCTTAAATAAGATCAAAATACAAAACGATCATCAGCGAATAAGGTTGCGCTATAAAAATACTTTTGTCCGTCAGGTAAGTTTTATCTGTCATTGCAGTTTTCaattttcttcctcctctcgcgtgGGCCATGGGCAGATTTTGATTTTCCTTGAATGCCCTCTTCTGGTCGAGCTATGCAATTTCGCTTATGCACATAATTCCACCAATTTAAATAGTACCATCTTACTTCTTTACACATTATTCCACCAATTTAAATAGGGAAACACTTCCCCGCAGACATCTGACAAGAGCCAACCGTCAAACCAACGGATAGAAGTCGATGCATTTTTCTTCTCACGACCGAGATTCATTCCAAAATCTGTCGTTTTGTTCCAAAACTGCTCAATATTCTAGCCACGTCTTCACCCATAACGCGTCCGCATTAATGGTACCTTCCCCAAACCCACCCTCCCCTCGTTCCCATCCCCACCATCTCCTTCCGAAAACCTCCACCCCGAGCTCGCATCTCACCTCGCCGCCCCGCATCCATCCCGACTTAGCTTTAACCACTGCAGCTGTCAACCCAAAACTTCACACCCATTACCGCCGTGGCCGACAATGGTGATGAGCAATTGTTGATTCCCCACAACGCTACGACCATGATCCGCCAATATGTATTTCTCCATGATACCTTGGTTGTGATCTTCGAGGCGCATCGATGAAAGAGATGGCACTGAGCTAATAGTGTGTGTGATTCCTTTTTGATACTGAATTAATTGATTTGTGGAGTTTTTTTGTTGGAAAATGCTATCCTTCAGCCGGCTAATGCCCGCTTACGTAGCCGTCAGATCAATCATGATCAAGTAGCCACGTTGGCCACAAGCCGGTCCCTCGCGACCAGTCTTTCTCTTGCAATAAGGGTCTTGTTTCAGTAGATTTCCTCAACACAAGACTGGtttgagaaagaaagaaaaaacaattaGGAGGTGAATTATTTTTTCTGCAATTAGGGTCTTGTTTCGAAAGATTTCTACAACATATCTTTTGTTTCAGAAAGAAAAGAAATGTTTTGGTCGTAAAGGTTTTTTTTTCTTCTGCAACAGGGGTCTTGTTTCAGAAACATAGCCCGAGTTGCAACGCCGGAGGAGCGCCCGACGTTAAAGAGTGAGTGGCCAGACATTGCAACATGAGGCATGTTTCAGAAACATAGCTCCGTTTGCAGAAAACGCCGAAGAAGCGCCGGGCGTGAGAGGTTGTCGCTGTCGTGCTGGATTGGAGCTAGCAGCTGCTTGCGAGGCTGAGACGGAGGAGGAACAGCAGCTCCGACGAGCACGGCAAGGACTAGTTCCCCCTGCGCGCCGGCAACAGCGATTTTGCGGTGGTGGGGGCTGGCGCCGTGCTGGGCACAGCTGTGTCAGGACGGCGGACATGGGAATCTGTTTCCGAAACTGAGCGATTGTTGCAGGAACTAAGGAGATGGTCATGCACACGCGGTGGTTAGATCCGACTGCTGTCAGAGCGCTGATCCAACAGAGCTCCATGTGGCGGATGTTTCTAATATCCGCCGGTGGACGCGTAGCTGCTCCCTTTTTTGTTTTGAACAAAATGAGCAAGTTTCCATTTGTTTAACTGACAAGATAATTATTTTCTACTAATGAAACTTCAAAGCTGTTGGAAAAGGACTAGTGAGCTATATATGCAACTTGAAATACTTCCACTCACAAAATTTAGGTCATTTTGTTACTTCCCATGTTCTTCAATGTGGTTTGAACGTATTTTTAGTTGTAAAAGAGTAAAACTTCACAAGACACCACTAAACTTGCATGGAGTGCATTGAGATCCATGAACCTAAGAACCGCATATTTAGATCCATTAGCTTGTATACATAGGACAAGAAAGGTTGAGCCTACTCAATTACTAATTGAGATGGCATGCACCTTAGATCAATCTAAATCAAATTTTTCCTTGGAAGGAAGTTCTTTGTGTCATTGGACAAATTTTAACGAATTTCTTCAATGTGGTTTGTGAGTTTGAtccccaacacaatcaagaaattgGTAGAATTTCTACAAACCTTCTCTAGAATCAAGAAATAAAGGGTGAAATGCGGGTCTCATTCATCCTAGACGAACCATGGAATTAACTCCTCAAATTGTGCTCGTGGCTGCACAATGAAAAGAGAAAGATCCGATATATGATTTGGTTTTGGTTAGTATGAGCGTGGCAGAGGCATAAAAGGAAGGAGAGAAAATGAGCCTCGTGATGGGCTTAATAACGCAAAGGAATTAACATATAAGGAGGTGAGAGGGGCTAAAACGCATTTAACGGATTTCAGCGCAAATTCCAAATATTCTCTTTACAGATGGAGGAACTATGATTTCCTGTATATAATCAAACTATAACGGGGGCATGACCATCTCTCGCACGCGCGCTCACTTTTTGGTAGCCCTGTTTTGGAAAGTGGCCAGCAACTCTCTTAAGGATTAGGTGGATTAGGAGCGATTAGTGTAGATTTGGGTGGGTCTGAAGCCCTCATGCCTTACCCAGCCTTCGCGTGTACGTGCACAAAATCATCCATCTTACCACACATGCTAGGCCCCGGCAACAAATCATGTGGGTTGAGCGCTCCATGTAGATCGATTTATTTGTTGGAGCGGCCGAGTGCAAAGGAGTATTTTTAGTATGATACTTTTGTTGCAGAATATGTATTAATAACTATGAAAAACACTTTCGCTCAACTGGTTGATATGGCGCATGCGTTGACAACCACGGTGACCGTTCGATCAAAATCTGATTCGACGACCCGCAACAACCCCGACCCAAGGCCAGGTTTGCAACACCACTCTTATTGCAAACCATTCAAGTGTAGTGGTCAGTCTTTTGAAGAACAATTAGGGCTAGGGAGGTGGTTGTGGCTGCATCTGTGTGGCTGCGACGCAACTCCACGGCCTGCAGCGGCAAATGGATTTTGCAGCGACGACGACCAACGCAGATCTCTGTGGTGATGACGACGAAGACACCGGTCCCCGCCGGTGGAGACCTCCCCAACTCTATTTGCAAGCAGCAGTTAAGGGATTTTATTCTACAACAGAGGTCGTGTTTTAGAAGGAAAAAAGGTTTCGGGGTGATTGCAACAAGCCTCTTGTTGCAATAGGTTGAGTGCAACACTATCCTTGTTGCAAAGGTTGGCGCTGCTCTGACGAAGCGGGGCAACAACGAAGGTTTTTTTCTACAACAAGGGTCTCCTTTCAGAAGGAAAAGAAGCGATTAAGGGATGTTTGCAACAGGGGTCTCTTTCCATGATGCAGAGGCTGATCCTCACAAGGCATGACGGTCAATCAGTTTGTTATTATGAGTTCCATCCAATGGTCGGCGAGGCGGTTGATCTTTTCAAATCATCTCCCGGATGACGCATAGCGCTTCCAAAAGAATATTAGTCGTCAGTGAAAGGGACCCGCagtttgattttctttctttcGAACATTTTCCTTGAACTTTGGCTACACGCAGCTCATTAAACGCTCAATGCATCTGGGTAGAGGGAGTACCAAAAGTATCATATATGTATGGGACAGGGCAAGTGATCCGGCTCCCGAGCTCACCTGCTCCCTTGCatgaacaattaaaaaataaaaaatactagaaaattTCAAAACATCTGAATTTTTTTAGCATGAAAGATGTTCAAGTGCGTGATGTTATGTCAAATTTGGTGGTGTTTAGAGTAGTTTTCAACAAAAGAAAAGCAAAATTGTGGTCTCTGCGAAACTTTACTGTCCAAACGATGAAATTTTGCATGGACATCACACATTTGAGTACCTTGGATGATAAAACATTTTATATTTTTTAAAatcttttttgaatttactgttcaagcAGATGAGCCCAGGCTCATAAATGAATATTCGATACGTACCATGGTTTCTTAATACATGGCTGATATGCATTCAGGGAATAGTACTCGACTCTATGGAAGGCAgcataaactgaatgatcaattaCTCAATACAAAGTCTTTCGATTCGGTAGTCGAATAAGTTAAGTAGCAGGCAGCGTGTTCAAGGCCAAAATGTTCTAGTACTATTATTAGTATCACCACAACCCTATCTAGAATAAGTTCGCACGGCTCATCATACATGCCGTGTAAACCGATTCCGACATAAATAAAAAGGAACAAGCAGAGAGCTTGGGATAGCACCCGCGTATGCACTTGACATCGACCCTGATGGATTCCCACGATGCGGATTCTCACTTCTGCTGGCCAGCCTCGACGGGTTCCACCACCTCGGCTTCAAGCGGCTCAGGTTCAGAGCTACTAGGTGCAGCAGGCTGCTGGCTTGGCTGGGCAGGTTGGGGCTGCGACGCCCACTTGCCCGCCATAGCTGTGCTCATCATGTCATAGATCTTCCCGCTCAGGTCAGTTGGGTTATCAGGCTGCAACATCATAACATgggcattattatttttattttgagaAACGCACACCCTGCCCATAACAATAATTATGTGAAACAAAAGGCAAGGTTCAAAAGAAAACATGCAGTATGTTTCCTTGACTGTGGTATGAGATATACTCCCTCGGTTCCTAAAAtaagtcttatatttaggaacggagggaatagatGACAAGGCATATGGGTGTACTCACCGTGAAACCGCTAGAAATCATTGAAGTTTCAAAGAGGATGTCGATTGCCTTTAGAGCTTCTGGGTCATCAGGGTTGATTCTGCACGCAGCCTGCGTTGCCAAGAACTAATCATTACAACGAACAGTGTATAGGGATCCTCTAATCAGAGATCTACCATTGAAGATTAGCTACCAGCATCCAACATATTTAATTCGTAGCAGAGTACAAGGGTTGCGTAGGCCTCTAGATCAACAGAGACAATGTGAAAGGAAATCATAAAAAAATGAACACTTACATTCAATCGCTTGATTATCTCATGCTCTGGATTTATTTCAAATACTTTCCTGGAACGCATGAAATCCAGAGAAGACGTATCACCTATAGACTGCGCCCTCATTAACCTGAGGA
It encodes:
- the LOC119300616 gene encoding regulation of nuclear pre-mRNA domain-containing protein 1A-like, whose product is MSSAFSEEILADKLAKLNNTQQCIETLSHWCIYHRKDAELIVQTWAKQFHNSGNEQKVPFLYLANDILQNSKRNGTEFVEEFWKVLPTTLKDVAEKGDDRGKKTVSRLVDIWQERRVFGSRAGGIKDVMLGTAPLPVLDMTKKRSHSSSIKIVKRDSRSVKLRLGVGGTAERIVSALHTVLSEQADEDADLENCKTSMRHVGKMEKDVDSACNKAEDPRRETLCTKLKDEEATMKKCIEKLKAVEENRAAVVSELKEALQEQESELEKVRTQLQLAEAMVEETANMQRRLNNEPIIPSSKLASSVEPGNSLSNGQVKGQQKTAAAILADKIASSSNSQQILQSALSKFAAENSSEIRSDKRMKVEQSSQVPSVANAAAFVPMPSMVTTAAQQPQTILVQQTPVQGQASAPQPQYNIYQAPPQHFVQQPGGLIMGMPYSMNTMNPPPPPPPPQMMNLARAQTQPQPPTQQMLQQQMQMNVAPPMQFTLQQPGAPPFRPLQPPPGMQFFHHQSQ